GTGAAGGCCCGCAGCGCGTGTTGAATCCGCGCGCCCAGCTGGGACAGCACGTTGTTGGGCACGTCCGTGGGCAGCTGGGTGCAGAAGAACACTCCCACGCCCTTGGAGCGGATCAGCTTCACGGTCTGTTCGACCTGCTCGAGGAAGGCCTTGGACGCGTCGGCGAAAAGCAGGTGCGCCTCGTCGAAGAAGAACACCAGCTTGGGCTTGTCCACGTCACCGACCTCGGGCAGCACCTTGAAAAGGTCCGCCAGCAACCACATCAGGAAGGTCGAGAAGATGACCGGACGCAACTGCTGGCCACTGAACTCGAGCAGCGAGATGATGCCGCGGCCCTGGTCATCGCAGCGCAAAAGATCCTGCGGATCGAGTTTTGGCTCGCCGAAGAACGTGTCGCCGCCCTCCCCGCCGAGGTTCACCAGCGCCCGCAGGATGACTCCAGCCGTCGTCGGCGACACCCCGCCCAGCTCTTTCAGGTCAGCCTTGCCCTCGTCGCTGGCCAAATGGCTGATGACGCCGCGCAGATCGTCCAGGGCGACCAGGGGCCGGTTCGCCGCACCGGCCCAATGGAAGATCAAGCCCAGCGTCGACTCTTGGGTTGCGTTGAGGCCCAGCACCTTTGACAGCAAGACCGGACCGAAACTTTCGACCGTCGCCCGCACCGGCACGCCGACTCCCCCGGTGCCCAAGGACAAGAACTCCACCGGGAAGCCCGTCCCCACCCAGTCGTCACCCGTATCCTTCGCACGCGCCGCGGTCTTGTCGTTGGCCTCCCCGGGCCGGGCCAGACCAGATAGGTCGCCCTTGACGTCGGCCATCAGCACGGCCACGCCGGCCGCGCTGAGCTGTTCGGCGATCAACTGCAGCGTCTTGGTCTTCCCGGTGCCCGTCGCTCCGGCCACCAGGCCGTGCCGGTTGACGGTGGCCAGCGGGATACGGACCTGGGCGGTCGGGTCCACGACGCCGTCGACGACGACCGTGCCCAACTCCAGCGCCCGGCCGTCGACCCCGTAGCCGTTCGCGATCCGCTGCGCGGCCCCGTCAGCCCCGCCGGCCGCCGATTCGGTGCTCATCGTGATGCGCCCCTCCTCCCGGGTTTGGTCCCCACTGCGGTTCGGCACCGCTCACCCTACTTGCCGGGCGGAGCGGCGGAAGGGCCTATGCGGGGCCTAATGTGAGCGCTGTGCGCGACGAACTGGTGTGGATCGACTGCGAGATGACAGGGCTGGACCTCGGGTCGGACAAGCTGATCGAGATCGCAGCGTTGGTCACCGACGCCGACCTGAACGTGCTCGGCGACGGAGTCGACGTGGTGATCCACGCCGACGACGCCGCGCTGTCGTCGATGGTCGACGTGGTCGCCGAAATGCATTCGCGCTCCGGGCTGACGGACGAGGTGAGGGCGTCGACGGTCGACCTCGCCACCGCCGAGGCGATGGTGATGGAGTACATCGGCAAGCATGTCAAGCAGCCCAAGACGGCGCCGCTCGCGGGCAATTCGATCGCCACGGACCGGGCATTCATTGCCCGCGACATGCCGGCCCTGGACGCGTTCCTGCACTACCGCATGATCGACGTCAGCTCGATCAAGGAGCTCTGCCGGCGCTGGTACCCGCGGATCTACTTCGGGCAGCCGGTGAAAGGGCTCTCCCACCGCGCCCTGGCCGACATCCATGAGTCCATCCGCGAGCTGAAGTTCTACCGGCGCACCGCGTTCGTCCCCCCACCCGGGCCCTCTACCAGCGAAATCGAGGCGGTTGTCGCCGACATCGGCGGCGCGGGCGGCCCACCGGAAGCAATCGATTCGGCCGCCGAGCCACCGACCGGCTAGTATCGACGTCGCCGCTCGTCAGCCCTTCCGAAGGCGGGCCGCGGCTATGGTGGCTGTAGTTCAGCTGGTAGAGCACCAGGTTGTGATCCTGGGTGTCGCGGGTTCGAGTCCCGTCAGCCACCCCGCAGGTCAGAGGGGTTATTCGCCCCTCTGACCTTTTTCATTCGCAGCGGCCCGGGTGACCCGCGGGGTGAATAGCCACCATTGAACGAGCGGCTTAGACTCGCGCCGTGGGAGGGAAGAAGCTGCAGGTTGTTACCGCTGAGCTGCAGGTTGCGGCCGCTCGGTGGGAGGGCCTGAGCGCCCACCTCGCGTCGGTGCCGCCGTCGCCGGGGCACCCCTTTCAGCCGACCGCGGCGGCGGTCGGCGCCATCCATGCGGCGGTCAGCGCCGCCTCGGCCGCGTTCGTCGCCCGGACCCAGGCCACGGCCGCGGCGATGACGACGGCCGCCGGCGGCTACGCCGAGGAGGAAGCCGCCGCCGCGAGCGAGATGGCGATACCCGTGCCGCAGATCCGGATGGTCTAGATGGCCGCCACTTTGTCGCAGATTCACGCGTGGAGCACCGAACACCTGGTCAACGCGGCGAGCCACTGGACCGACACCGCGGACCGCTGGGAAGACACCTTCCTCCACATCAGGAACGAGTCCCACACCATGACATGGCTCGGCGAGGGCGGTGATGCCTTGCGCCAGCGCACCGGTGCGGACCTGGCAACGGTCAGTGCGAAGGCCGATCAATTGCGCCAGGCCGCGGGGATCGCGCGAAGCGGGGCCAGCGACATCGGTGCTGCGCAGCGACGGGTCATCTATGGTGTCGAGGACGCTCAGAACGCGGGCTTCGTTGTGGGAGAGGACCTCTCGGTCACCGATACCCGGATGAGCAGCGACCCGGTCGAGCGCGCCACCCGCCAGGCGCAGGCCGAGGCCTTCGCCGGCGATCTTCGCGCGCGGGCCGAACAGCTGGAGTTGACGGAAACGAAGGTCGCCGGCCAACTCACCGCCAGCACCGCCGGTGTCGACGACGTCGGCTTCGGACCGGAGCCGGCCCCCGGCTTGCCGCAAACTCCGAAGAACCGCAGCGGAATTCAGTTGGTCGACTTCAAGCAAGACGGACCCACACCGGCACCACCGCTGCCGCCGGGCCAGCCGGTCCCGCCACAGCCGCCGGCGATCAAGATCACTCCCCACCCGAACCCGCCCGCCGTCATCAACATGCACGCCGGCGAGAACCCGGTACCCGACCCCGGCAAGCACCAATGCGATGGGTGGGACGTCACGAAATACGTGGGCGAGGGGGTCGGAGGGCCGCTGCTGGTGACGGGCTCCATCGTGGGCGGTATCGCCGCCTCACCACTTGGCCCGGCGGAATGGGCCATGGCTATCGGTGGGGTTCTGACAGGCGGAGCGACCACCATCGACGGATTCAAAGGCCTTGCGGGGTGCGACTAGTGCACGCCTACGCGCTGGTTTTCGTCATCGTGGGCGGGCTCCTCGGCGCCGGCGTGATCGCGTACTTCCGGCGCGGCGAGCGACTTCGCACCGTCCTGTTCGCGCTGCCGGTGGTGGGGGCACTCTGGCTCGCGGTCGACTTCGTCATCACGCCGGAGAACCGCTGGGTCAATGGGATTGCGTTGGCCCTCGCCGCGGTCGTGGTCGCCGCTGGGTTCGGTCGCCAATGGTTGAGGCGGCGGCGCGGCGCCTGAACCGCGCCCGGCGATCCCTTACGTGTCGGCGTTGCCGGCCTTCCACACCGGCCACGGAATGTTCCAGTCGCCCAGCCCCTCGGTGCCGGACAGCGTCGGACCCACCGTGTTGATCACCTCGACGATGTCGCCGCTCTTGCTGTGGTCGTAGAACCACTCGGCATTACTGGGGCTCACGTTCAGGCAGCCGTGGCTGGTGTTGGTGTGCCCCTGCGCCCCGACCGACCAGGGTGCGGAATGCACGAAAACGCCGCTGTAGGACATCTGGGTGGCCCAGTCGACCTCGGTGCGATATCCGTTGGGCGAGTTGACCGGAACGCCGTAGGTCGACGAATCCATGATGATGTGCTTGAACCGGGCGCCGATGATGTAGACGCCGCTGGCCGTCGGGGTACTGTCCTTGCCCATCGAGGTGGGCATGGTCTTGACGACCTCGCCGTTGACCCGGACGGTCACCATCTTGGTGGTGTCGTCGGCTGTCGAGATCACCTCGTCGCCGATTGTGAAGCGCGTCTTGACGTTGTCTTCACCGAACATGCCGTTGCCCAGGTCGACCCCGTAGGTGTTGACGGCCACATCGATCGCCGTGCCGGGCTTCCAGAAATGCTCCGGGCGCCAACGGACTTCGCGGTTGGTCAGCCAGTAGAACGCGCCCTCGACGGGCGGGTTGGTGGTGATGACGATGGCCTTCTGGGCGGCGGCGCGGTTGGCGATGTTCTCGTCGAAGCGGATGGCCACCGGTTCCCCGATGCCGACGACCTCGCCGTCGCCGGGACTGACATAGGGCATGGTCAGATGCGCCGGCGAACTGGTCTGGAACGTCATCTGCTTGCTCGCCGCTCCGCCGAGGCCCAGCGCTTTGGCGTTCAGCGTGTAGCGCCTGTTGTAGCCGAGCTGCTCGGTGGTCTGCCAGCGCAACCCGTCGGGGCTCAGCTGGCCGTTGATCGACCTGCCGTTGTCGTTGACCATGGTGACCGACGCCAGGACGCCGTCGGCCACGCTGACCGTCACCGGCGCATCCACGGTGACACCGACGGCGCCGTCGCTCACCGAGGCGGTGAGCTTGGGGACCAGCAGGTCGGCGAACGGGGTGCCTTTGTCGAAGATCACCTTGGCCGGCACGGCCTGCTGGCCGCCGCCGCAGGCGACGCCAACCACGGCAACCGTGGCCAGCACAACGGCGAGCCACGATCGACGAATACGCGAACGCGCCATCCAGTGACCTTCCCTCTGACTTCCGCTAGTTGGTCACCGCTGACCACAAAGAATCGCAAGCATTGTAATGGCTTCGGGGCCGGCCTCAAGGCGACACGCGTGGAGGCGGTGGCCCCGCGTCGCGATCGCGGCGGACCGGCGCGCCCGGGCGCGCCGAACCAAGGGGTTCCCGGGCACGAAGTGCCAGGTCAGACTCGTTGGTCGATGACATCCTGCAAGTGTGCGTCGACCCGCTCCCGGGTCGCGACGGCGTCCACTCGAGCGAGTTTGACGATGGCCGCCGTCATGACGAGCACGGCCGCCGCAAAAGTAGCCATGCCGGCGCGGCCGGTGCCCAGCGTCTCGCCGAGGACGACGACACCCAACAATGCCGCCACAACCGGCTGCGACATCGCCAGCATCGGCATCGACGCCGTCAACGGTCCGGCCCGAAAGGCGGCCTGGCTCCAGACGATTCCACCCACCGCCACGAGCACGCAGGCATACAGCTCGGGGGTCCGCACCACCGCCCAGTCATCGCTGAGCCGGGCGACGACCTCCTTGGTCAGCACCGCGAAGACCCCCCACAGTGAACCGGACACGAAGGCGAACAGCACCGCGGCCGCCGCCCCGCCCCAGATCCGGCCGGCGATGACGCACCCGATCAGCACCGGCCCGAGCACCACGGCCACCCAGGCCCAGGTTTTAAGCGACGCGCCGGAACGGCCGGCGTTCGGATTGCCGACGATGACGATCACGATCACCGCGGCGGTGAGCAACCCGGCCCAGACCCACTCGCCGGCGGCCACCGTGCGGTGCGACAGCCGGGCATTGATCGGAAGGGCGAACAGCACCGAAAGCATGAGCAGCGCCTGCACGAGCAGTACGGAACCTTGTCCCAACGCAGCGGCCTGCAGCGCAATGCTCGCCGCGAGCAACAGCGCGCCCCAGAGCCACCGGCGATTTCGCAACAGGCGCACGAATAATGCGATGTGCCCCACGGACGGGTCGGTGATGCGGTGTGCGGCTCGTTGCTGGAGGACGTCGCCGGTCGCGATGCACAGCGCAGAAGCTAGCGCGAGGAGCGCGGCGATACCCGTATGCGGCATGATCGGCCTCTCCGTCGTCGGTACCCCAACGCCATTGCGCTACAAGGGATTAATGGCGTCAACTGCGGTCAGTCGCGGGCCTGGGGGGCCACCGCCGGATCGTCGGGCGTCGCGGTTCCGGCGCATCAGCGGCCCAGCGCCGCCGCCCCACCCTGGCGGCGGCGTCCTCACCGGTCGCGGCGCGATCGCGCAGCCACTCCAAGGGTTTCGGTGCCCACCACGTCCAGCGGCCGAGCAGGTGGATGAAGGCCGGAACCAGTACCATCCGCACGAGGGTGGCGTCGGCCAGCACGGCGAGCGTCAGGCCCAACCCGAGCATCCGCATGAACGACACGTGCGCGGGGATCAACGCGGCGAAAGAAATCGACATCACCAGCGCGGCGGTGGTCACCACGCGGCCGATGCCCGCGATGCCCAGCGCCGTGCTCTCGTCTGTGGCAGCGCGCGCCTCGACCGGATTCGCCGGCGGCTCGCCGGCCTGGGAGGCCATCCAGTACTCGTGGATCCGCGAGACCAGGAACACCTCGTAATCCATGGCCAGCCCGAAAGCGATGCAGAACAACAACACCGGGATGTTGGCGTTCAACGTGCCGTTGGGTGTGGTCCCGAACGCCCCGAGGTGGCCGTCCTGGAAGATCCATGCCATCGCGCCGAACGCCGCCGTCAGCGACAACACGTTGCACACCAGCGCCTGCAGCGGGATCACCGCACTGCCGGTGAGCAAGAACAGCAGGGTGAACGTGATCAGCGCGATCAGGCCGAACACTTCCGGCAGCCGCGTGGTGATCGCGCCGACGCTGTCGCGGTTGATCTGCGCCAGGCCCGTCACCTCGACTGACCGCCCGGCCGGACCGGCCACTTCGTGCAGCCGGTCCAACTGAGTGTTCGACGCCTGTGAGTACAGCGGCGCGGTGCTCTCGACGGTGAGGAATGCGGCGCCGTTGGCTATTCCGGCCGGTGCGGCGGGCGGTCCCATTGGGTTTCCCCGTACGAACGTTCCGGTGGGCGCCGTGACGGCCGACACGTCGGGGATCCGCGACAACGCGGCGGCGTAGCGCTCGAGGTCCACCGGCGTCACGCCGCGGGCGTCGGGAACGACAACCGACACCGAGTTCCCCAATCCACCGGCGAAATCGTTGTCCAGCATGTCGGCGACCTGACGCGACGACGCCGACGTCGGTAGCACCCGTTCGTCCGGAAAGCCCCACTTCACTCCCAGGAACGGCACGCCCAGCAGCAGCATCAGCGCCACGACGCTCAGACCGACCGGCAGGGCGTGCCGCAACACGAACTTGGTCGATCGGTACCAGAACTTCGAAATGACCGGCTTGAGGGCGGGGTCACGCCAGGAGTTCGCGCGGGGGAAGAGCCGACGGATCAGCCGGTGCGCGTCGAGTGCGTCCAGCCTGGGTCCCAACAGCGCGATCGCGGCCGGTGTGATCACCACCGCGGCGACCGCGACGATGACCGCAGTGGCCACGATCGTGTAGGCGGACGATTTCAGGAAGTTCATCGGAAACAGCGCCATCACCGCCATCGACAAGCCGACCGTGGTGGCGGAGAACAACACGGTCCGCCCGGCGGTCGCCATGGTCCGGAACAGCGCCCGATCAGGATCAGCGGCGCGTGCCAGCTCCTCGCGATAGCGGGTGATGATCAGCAGGTTGTAGTCGATGGCCAGGGCGAGGCCCATCGCGATGCTGAGGTCCAACGCGTAGGTCGACACATCGGTGGCGAAGGTGATCAGCCGCAACACCGACATCGTCCCGACGATGGCCAACGCGCCGAGCACGATCGGCAGCGCGGCCGCAACGACGCCGCCCAGCACCCAAACCAGCACCGCGAAGCTCAGCGGGATCGCGATCGACTCCATCAACAGCAGGTCTCGCTGGTTCTGCTCGTTGATCTGGGCGTACGCCACGGCCATGCCCCCGGCGCGCACGGTGACGCCGTTGCGGTCATGCACCAGGTCGCGCAGGAGGGTGCTGGCGTACTCCTGCGCCTTGTTCTCGCCACCCTTGAGGTCGACCACGATCATTCCGGACTTGCCGTCCTTGCTGATCAGCTGGCCGGCGGCCTGCGGCGGCGAAGTCCACGCCGAGGACACATCAAGGACCCACGGCGACCGCTTCAGCCGGTTGACCATGTCGGTGGCCACCCCACGCGCCTGGTCGCTGCGGGCGCCCGCCGGCGAAGTCAGTACCAGCAGCATCTTCTGGTCGGTTTGACCCAATTTGTCCCGGAGCACTTCGGTAGCACGCGAGGACTCCGAGGTGGGGTCCTGGAAGCCGCCGCCCGACAGCTTGGCGATCACCGGAAGTCCGAACACAGCGGCGCCGACCAGGATCAACACCGATATCGCGACGATGCGCCGCGGCGCCGCGATGGCAAGTCGCGTGATCGCATGCAGCATCTGAGGCCCTTTCGACGCAGTTTTCCCGGCGTATCTCTATACCCCGGCGGGGGCCGCGTAATTCCCACCACACGTGATCTGCCCGGGGAACTCGGCGAATTCTTGGTGTGAGCAGGCGCACTCGCCGCGGGCAAACAGGGCGACGCATCCAGGGTTAACGTGTAACTACGTTTGACGGATCAGTAAGCGGGTATCGACCGAAAGCGGCGCCTTCGCTGGGGGACTCCCCGAGATGGGCGCCGGCTCGGTTGCACCGGCGGCGGATTGGATGAGCGATAAACACTATGGACAACGCCATCACAATCAGGCACCCAACCGAAAGCGACTGGCACGCCCTCTATGCGAATCAGGCCCGCACTTTCGGGGACCCGGTCGACTCGCCCACCGTCGAAGCCTGGAAACGCCGAGTCACCCTCGAAGACATTCTGGTGGCCGAAGACGTCGCCGATCCGGAGCATCCGTTCCTGGTAGGGACGTCCATCATCTACCGCTCACGGTTGACCGTGCCCGGGAGCGCAAGCCTGCGAGCCGCCTGGCTGACGATGATCACCGTCGCCTCGACACATCAGGGAAAGGGAATCTGGGCGCAGCTCAGCGCCCAGGGCCTGGGGATCTTGCTGGATCGCGGCTACCCCATCATCTGCGGTGTCCCGACCCAGACCGCGATATACGACCGCTTCGGCGCCGGGGTGGCGAGCTATGGACACACTTACTCGATTGACCGCCGCATTGCGAAGCTGCGGTCCGCACCGAGCCGCAACCGGGCGCGCGAGGTCGAGGCCCCCGAGGCGAGAGGCCTTCTGCCGCAGATCTATCAGCGGTGGTGCGCCGAAACCCCGGGGGCGGTGGCGCGCGACAGCGCTTGGTGGGATGACTATTTGGAAGACCGGCCGACGCAGCGGAGCACGAGATCTGCGCTTTATCACACGGTGCATCCGGACGGCTTCCTGACATATCGGATCGCTGATCAGCCGCACCACACGTTTCAGCCGCCCTTCGGGACGGTGATCGTCGAGGACTTCTGCCCCATCACCGACGAGGCCCATACCGAGCTGCTTGCATCGCTGCTGGCGTTGGACATGTTCGATCAGATCGAGATCGAGGTGCCCAGAGATGATCCGCTTCCGCTCAAGTTACGCAACCCGCGTGCAGCTCGAACGAAAGGCATAACCGATTTCCTCTGGGCGCGCATCAACGACGTGCCCGAAGTGCTCGGCGCTCGCGTGTACCACGCCGATGTCGACATCGTGCTGGACGTCACAGATCCCCTCAACCTCGCGGGAGGGCGGTTCTTGCTCCAGATCCGTGATGGTGCCGGCAAGTGCACGCCACACGAAGGGCCGCCCGACGTCGAGATCAGCCTGGGGGATTTGGCCGCCATATATATGGGTTCGCACCGCGCCAGACAACTCCTCCGAGCGAATCGCGTCACCGAAATTCGCCCGGGTGCCGTGGGCGACCTGGACGCCGCCTTCAGCACCGAGCGGAGCCCGTATTGCGGCACGCTGTTCTGATCTGGCCGGAAAGCGGTATCGCACCGCCCATTTAGATCGTCGCGGTGGCGCCTCACGCCCAGCCGGGCGACTCCAGGCCGCCCGACTGTCGCCGACGCCGAGCGACGCAGCCGCTATCCTGGTAGAGACCGGGGATTTCGCCAAGCGACAGGATGCCTGTTATTGTCGCCTACGCGGTTCCGGCCGACAAAGCGCCGTTAGCTCAGTTGGTAGAGCAGCTGACTCTTAATCAGCGGGTCCGGGGTTCGAAACCCTGACGGCGCACCAAAACCGTTTGACGTCGTATTCCGGCGCACTCGGCGGTTACTCAGGGTATTTTCTTCTCGATCGCGCCCCTCAAGCTGCGACGAAGGAGCTGCCATGGGGTTCATCCGGCCGAACCTGCCGATCGTCGACCCGGTCGCGTGGAGCACCAGCACCCGCGCCGACCGGATCGTCCCGATGGCCCGCCACATCGCCGAGAACGGGTTCGGCACCCCGCTGGTGATGCACCTGATGTACGGCGTCAAAATCGCGCTCTACATCCTCGGCGGCTGGGTGTTCGCATGGTCGACACCAGGCATCGGCGGCTTCGGTGACGTGGCCGCGTGGTGGTCGGAGCCCATCGTGTTCCAGAAGGCCGTTTTGTACACCATGCTGTTCGAGGTCGTCGGCTTGGGATGCTGCTTCGGGCCGTTGGCCGGGCGCTATTTCCCGCCGATGGGTTCGATCCTGTACTGGCTGCGGCCCGGAACCATCCGCCTGCCACCGTGGCCCGAGAGGGTGCCGCTCACCAAGGGCAACGACAGGACCGTCGTCGACGCGTTTCTCTACGGCGCCCTGGTGGTGCTGCTGGTTTCCGCGCTGCTCGCCGCCGGCACCGGCCCAATTCCCCTGCTGGATACGGCGATCGGCGTACTGCCGTGGTGGCGGACCGTCGCGGTGCTGGCGGTACTGGCCGTCCTCGGCCTGCGCGACAAGGTCATCTTCCTGGCCGCCCGCGGCGAGGTGTACGGCCCACTGGCCCTGGTGTTCCTGTTCTCCGGGGTGAACATCATCATCGGCGCGAAGGTGGTGTTCATGGTGATCTGGCTGGGCGCGGCGACCTCCAAGCTCACCCGGCACTTCCCGTTCGTCATCTCGACGATGCTGGCCAACAACCCGTTTCTGCCCAGCGGAACGCTCAAGCGGTCGATGTTCAAGCACTACCCGGACGACCTGCGGCCCAGCGCGCTGGCGGGCTTCATCGCCCACCTCTCCACCGCGGTGGAGGGGCTGGTGCCCCTGGCGCTGCTCTTCTCGCACGGCGGGTGGCCCACGGCGATCGCGGCCTTCGTGATGATCGTGTTCCACCTCAACATCCTGCTGGCCTTTCCCATGGGGGTGCCGCTGGAGTGGAACGTGTTCATGATCTTCGGGGTGCTGTCGCTGTTCGTCGCGCACGCGCGGCTGGGTCTGGCCAGCGTCACCGACCCGCTACCGATCGCCGTGCTGTTCGCGGTCATCGCCGGGATCGTCGTGTTCGGAAACCTGTTCCCGCGCAAGGTTTCCTTCCTGCCGGGCATGCGGTACTACGCCGGCAACTGGGACACCACGCTGTGGTGCGTGAAGCCGTCGGCCGACGAGAAATTCCGCGTCGGCTCCCGCGCGCTCGGGCCCATGCAACACCTGCAGCTCGAGCGCCTGTACGGCTCGAAGGAGGCCACCCTGGTCCCGCTGCACCTCGCCATGGCGTTCCGCGGGATGAACACCCACGGGCGTGGCCTGTTCACCCTGGCGCACCGGGCGATGGCCGGGCACAACGAGGACGACTACAACCTGTGCGAGGGCGAGATCCTGTGCTCGATGGTCCTCGGCTGGAACTTCGGCGACGGGCACATGCACAACGAGTGCCTCGTCGAGGCGCTACAGCGACGGTGCGGGTTCGAGCCCGGCGAGGTGCGGGTGGTGATCCTCGACGCCCAGCCGATCCAGAAGCAGACCCAGGAATACCGGCTCGTCGACGCGGCGACGGGCGAGTTCGAGCGGGGCTACATCGACGTCGCCGACATGGTGACCACCCAGCCCTGGGCCGACGACCTTCCCGTGCACGTCCAAAGCGGTGCGAGGGTCAGCGATCCCTGACCCGGCGCACCACCACGATGACGACGACCGACGAGATCCCCACCAGCGAGGCGATGACCACCGGCTTCTTCACGAACTCGACCGCGCGGGCCTTGAGGTCGTCGGCGAGGCGGCGGGGGTTGGCGCGCTCGGCAAGCGAATCGACGGTGGCCGCCAGCTGGTCGCGGGCTTGGTCGATCTCCTGCTTGATGACCTCGGGATCCCGGTCCGCCACGTCTCTGTCCTCCGTCGCCCACTATCCGACTGATGCACCTGCCGAACTACCCTAGATCAGCTGGCGCTACACCCAGCGATCCGGTGAACCGAAAGGTAGAACGTTGACCGAAACCACGCGGCTCGCGCCGGGCGACAAAGCGCCCGCCTTCAGCCTGCCCGACGCCGACGGCAACACCGTGTCGCTGGCCGACTACAAGGGCCGCCGGGTCATCGTGTACTTCTACCCGGCCGCCTCGACACCCGGATGCACCAAACAGGCCTGCGACTTCCGCGACAACCTGCACGACCTCAACGACGCCGGCATCGACGTCGTCGGCATCTCTCCCGACAGGCCCGAGAAGCTCGCCAAGTTCCGCGACGCCGAGGAGCTGACGTTTCCCTTGCTGTCCGACCCCGATCGCACGGTGTTGACCGCATGGGGCGCCTACGGCGAGAAGAAGATGTACGGCAAGACGGTGCAGGGCGTCATTCGCTCCACCTTCCTGGTCGACGAGAGGGGCATGGTCGTCGTCGCGCAGTACAACGTGAAGGCCACCGGTCACGTGGACAAGCTGCGCCGCGACCTGTCGGTGTGAGCCGGGCGGGAAGCCAGCGGCGTCAATGCCCGCCCGACTGAGACAAGAGGTCGGCTACTTCGTTGCTCCAGAATTCGGCCTGGAGACCGGTGAAGTGGCCACGTGTGCGGTCTGATGCGGGTACCAAGACGAAGCGGCCGTTCTTTACGCGCTTGATGTCGCGGTCGATGATGCCCAGACTCGGCGGGTTCAGGTAATCGTCGGCCGAATTGACGGCAACCATGGCAGCGGTGATCTTCGGGAGATCGGCTTCGGGGTTGTAGTCGGCGGAGGCCTCGAATGCAAAGAGTAAGTCATTCGCGTCCATAGTCGCGATCTGCTCGGATACCTGGTGTTCGAAATAGTCGTCGGCCGCCGGACCGGTCGGCGCGATGTGTTCGAGATAGACGGGCGCGTTCTTCGGCGCCAGCATGGTGATGTCCGCGACCGTGGTGAGCGCCTTCATCGGTTGGGACTTGTAGTCTCCGCCGGCCCAATCGGGGTCGCTACGGATGGCATCGATGATCGCTTTGCGCCAGATGCGGTT
This genomic window from Mycobacterium saskatchewanense contains:
- the bcp gene encoding thioredoxin-dependent thiol peroxidase, with the translated sequence MTETTRLAPGDKAPAFSLPDADGNTVSLADYKGRRVIVYFYPAASTPGCTKQACDFRDNLHDLNDAGIDVVGISPDRPEKLAKFRDAEELTFPLLSDPDRTVLTAWGAYGEKKMYGKTVQGVIRSTFLVDERGMVVVAQYNVKATGHVDKLRRDLSV
- a CDS encoding DUF3556 domain-containing protein: MGFIRPNLPIVDPVAWSTSTRADRIVPMARHIAENGFGTPLVMHLMYGVKIALYILGGWVFAWSTPGIGGFGDVAAWWSEPIVFQKAVLYTMLFEVVGLGCCFGPLAGRYFPPMGSILYWLRPGTIRLPPWPERVPLTKGNDRTVVDAFLYGALVVLLVSALLAAGTGPIPLLDTAIGVLPWWRTVAVLAVLAVLGLRDKVIFLAARGEVYGPLALVFLFSGVNIIIGAKVVFMVIWLGAATSKLTRHFPFVISTMLANNPFLPSGTLKRSMFKHYPDDLRPSALAGFIAHLSTAVEGLVPLALLFSHGGWPTAIAAFVMIVFHLNILLAFPMGVPLEWNVFMIFGVLSLFVAHARLGLASVTDPLPIAVLFAVIAGIVVFGNLFPRKVSFLPGMRYYAGNWDTTLWCVKPSADEKFRVGSRALGPMQHLQLERLYGSKEATLVPLHLAMAFRGMNTHGRGLFTLAHRAMAGHNEDDYNLCEGEILCSMVLGWNFGDGHMHNECLVEALQRRCGFEPGEVRVVILDAQPIQKQTQEYRLVDAATGEFERGYIDVADMVTTQPWADDLPVHVQSGARVSDP
- a CDS encoding DUF3618 domain-containing protein, which gives rise to MADRDPEVIKQEIDQARDQLAATVDSLAERANPRRLADDLKARAVEFVKKPVVIASLVGISSVVVIVVVRRVRDR